In the Sarcophilus harrisii chromosome 3, mSarHar1.11, whole genome shotgun sequence genome, one interval contains:
- the LOC105750209 gene encoding transmembrane protein 202-like isoform X2 — protein sequence MKRWKEIPKRQTSTLPLSQRLLNKARSLSRQLCLLLSLSGLAIVALLSLNKSWICFHVPVGNPGNFTYIDIYASLFVPCPETECTLEPDQPPYYLNYSVVFILIACFTSFLLCLALAYSIIFAGSVPIFDLSTSIASFCTGLFVFLCALFYLLQARNFLQEGMSYTLETDYYMAWASIFLFMMTGFFCFLNYMNFWSIITPGGSWL from the exons ATGGAAGGAGATCCCAAAGCGCCAGACCTCCACGTTACCCCTCAGTCAGCGGCTGTTGAACAAAGCTCGCTCCCTGAGCCGGCAGCTTTGCCTGCTGCTGAGCCTAAGTGGATTGGCCATCGTGGCTCTGCTTTCCCTGAATAAGTCGTGGATCTGCTTTCACGTGCCGGTGGGTAACCCCGGCAATTTCACGTACATCGACATCTACGCTTCTCTCTTTGTTCCCTGCCCAGAGACTGAGTGCACATTGGAGCCTGATCAACCACCCT aTTACCTGAATTATTCCGTGGTCTTCATCCTCATTGCTTGTTTCAccagtttccttctctgcctgGCTCTGGCCTACTCCATTATCTTCGCAGGCTCGGTGCCCATCTTTGACCTCTCCACCTCCATCGCCAGCTTCTGTACAG GCCTGTTTGTGTTCCTGTGTGCCCTGTTCTACCTGCTTCAGGCCCGGAATTTCCTGCAAGAGGGGATGAGCTACACCCTGGAAACTGACTACTATATGGCATGGGCAAGCATTTTCCTCTTCATGATGACAG GCTTCTTTTGCTTCCTCAACTATATGAATTTCTGGTCTATAATTACACCAGGGGGGTCCTGGCTTTAA
- the LOC105750209 gene encoding transmembrane protein 202-like isoform X1 — translation MKRWKEIPKRQTSTLPLSQRLLNKARSLSRQLCLLLSLSGLAIVALLSLNKSWICFHVPVGNPGNFTYIDIYASLFVPCPETECTLEPDQPPYYLNYSVVFILIACFTSFLLCLALAYSIIFAGSVPIFDLSTSIASFCTGLFVFLCALFYLLQARNFLQEGMSYTLETDYYMAWASIFLFMMTGGDKRQGSLGVKPGQGQSRAGGWG, via the exons ATGGAAGGAGATCCCAAAGCGCCAGACCTCCACGTTACCCCTCAGTCAGCGGCTGTTGAACAAAGCTCGCTCCCTGAGCCGGCAGCTTTGCCTGCTGCTGAGCCTAAGTGGATTGGCCATCGTGGCTCTGCTTTCCCTGAATAAGTCGTGGATCTGCTTTCACGTGCCGGTGGGTAACCCCGGCAATTTCACGTACATCGACATCTACGCTTCTCTCTTTGTTCCCTGCCCAGAGACTGAGTGCACATTGGAGCCTGATCAACCACCCT aTTACCTGAATTATTCCGTGGTCTTCATCCTCATTGCTTGTTTCAccagtttccttctctgcctgGCTCTGGCCTACTCCATTATCTTCGCAGGCTCGGTGCCCATCTTTGACCTCTCCACCTCCATCGCCAGCTTCTGTACAG GCCTGTTTGTGTTCCTGTGTGCCCTGTTCTACCTGCTTCAGGCCCGGAATTTCCTGCAAGAGGGGATGAGCTACACCCTGGAAACTGACTACTATATGGCATGGGCAAGCATTTTCCTCTTCATGATGACAGGTGGGGACAAGCGCCAAGGCTCCCTTGGGGTGAAGCCAGGACAGGGACAGAGCCGGGCTGGGGGGTGGGGATAG